In Panacibacter ginsenosidivorans, the following proteins share a genomic window:
- a CDS encoding DUF3078 domain-containing protein: MKKALMVISFIILTVAITYAQDQTIKTLQTESGKTIAKDPNDTIPKQWKTGGTFSLNIAQGSLSNWAAGGDEFSLSANTFINAHAFYKKDKNSWDNNVDFYLGYVKTTSLGTRKVDDRIDILSKYGYALNSKLNLSLLGNVRTQFFKGYSYPDATTKIYTSNLFAPAYVLLSPGLDYKPVPNLSIFVSPVTARWVLVKDTVLSTLYGLEAGKKSDFQFGAYVSINYTAQLGKVVTYQGKLDLFSNYRHNPGNIDLYMTNLFTAKLSKVLSATYSLAMIYDDDVRQFGPNKNSPRLQIQSLFGVGILVKL, encoded by the coding sequence ATGAAGAAAGCACTAATGGTCATTTCATTCATTATCCTCACTGTTGCTATAACCTATGCGCAAGACCAAACCATCAAAACTCTGCAAACAGAATCCGGCAAAACAATTGCAAAAGATCCAAACGACACCATACCTAAACAGTGGAAAACGGGCGGCACTTTTAGTTTGAATATAGCGCAGGGCTCATTAAGCAACTGGGCAGCAGGTGGAGATGAATTCTCCCTTTCTGCCAATACTTTTATAAATGCACACGCTTTTTACAAAAAGGATAAAAACAGTTGGGACAATAATGTTGATTTTTATCTGGGTTATGTAAAAACAACCAGCCTTGGTACACGCAAGGTAGATGACCGTATAGATATACTCTCCAAATATGGCTATGCTTTAAATTCAAAACTCAACCTCAGTTTATTGGGGAATGTTAGAACACAATTCTTTAAAGGATACAGTTATCCTGATGCTACTACAAAAATTTATACTTCTAATTTATTTGCACCTGCTTATGTATTACTAAGCCCGGGTCTTGATTATAAACCAGTTCCCAATCTGTCCATCTTTGTTTCACCGGTTACAGCAAGATGGGTACTGGTAAAAGATACTGTACTATCCACACTATACGGTTTGGAAGCAGGCAAAAAAAGTGATTTTCAGTTTGGCGCATACGTAAGCATTAATTACACGGCCCAACTTGGTAAGGTTGTTACATACCAGGGAAAGCTTGATCTGTTTTCAAATTATCGTCATAACCCAGGTAATATAGATTTATACATGACCAACCTTTTTACTGCCAAGCTTTCAAAAGTGCTGTCTGCTACTTACAGCCTCGCAATGATCTATGATGACGATGTAAGGCAATTCGGCCCAAACAAAAATTCACCCCGCTTGCAAATACAATCATTATTTGGTGTAGGCATACTGGTAAAACTGTAA
- a CDS encoding Lrp/AsnC ligand binding domain-containing protein: protein MSHKVNLDKLDYQIIQEMMENAEISYADLGKKLFVSGGTIHVRIKKLEEVGIVKGTKLSVDLKALGYDVIAFIGIYLEKSSLYDTVAKDLRKIPEIVRLNYTTGNYSMFAEVVCKDIQQLRFVLHDELQKIKGIERTETFISLDESFSRNVIASGE from the coding sequence ATGAGTCATAAAGTAAATTTGGATAAGCTCGATTACCAGATCATTCAGGAAATGATGGAGAATGCCGAAATCTCTTATGCTGATCTGGGCAAAAAATTATTTGTCTCCGGCGGCACTATTCATGTACGTATCAAAAAACTGGAAGAAGTTGGAATTGTTAAAGGTACAAAACTAAGTGTCGACCTCAAAGCATTGGGTTATGATGTGATCGCTTTTATTGGCATTTACCTTGAAAAAAGTTCTCTCTACGATACCGTGGCCAAAGACCTGCGAAAAATTCCTGAAATTGTGCGCCTTAATTATACCACAGGAAACTACAGCATGTTTGCAGAAGTAGTATGCAAAGACATCCAGCAACTGCGTTTCGTTTTGCACGATGAACTTCAAAAAATAAAAGGCATCGAACGCACCGAAACATTTATATCCCTCGACGAAAGCTTTAGCAGAAATGTAATTGCTAGCGGAGAATAA
- a CDS encoding PKD domain-containing protein: MKRTILIILLFFCATKIFASHIVGGEVYYKYIGPGSSAGTSVYEISLRLFRDCNVPCGDSTNVACLPVRAVVTIYLGTLPYSRMRILGLPLRDSLSITLTTYPPCVAYKPPVCYEVKTYSDTVSLADNDVGYIMAYQNCCRAASKNQFGVEFTASGVPGVTYTANIPGKNVLPAEHNSSAVFNLKDTALVCSGTKFAIDFGADDANGDSLSYAFASAYNGGIFWSDGCTATPETGLVCEGTCAGPPPYDTITYNTAFGFSGTQPLGKDVSIDPVTGIISGTASSVAGRYIVNVFVYEWRHGKLIASHQKDFIIRVEECNIPKAKLEPSYLTCDGFHLNFENESTSPLIFSYYWDFGDPTNALDTSTNPTPGYNFPDSGIYKVTLITNRGAQCSDSTTTLAKIYPGFIPDFNAKGGCVLVPYQFMDLTRSKYGTVSNWKWNFGDYPVTSDTSIIQNPQYLYPSPQQTAVTLIVGDTKGCLDTIMKQIIVYDKPPLQLAFKDTLICATDTLQLHASDSLANTPAFSWSPAININNTNIPDPFVYPKSTSIYQVALNDNGCTVNDSVTVNVVPFATLDLGADTTICLTDSIQLFPATNAIYFAWFPVTGISDSKIKNPFAKPLINTEYKLTATVGGCTASDSIKINVAPYPQVTSGADTSICYGKTVVLFAKTIAPSFAWNPVNSLLNANTLTPTAAPTSTTAYIITVTDNNGCPKPASDTTIITVTPPISAFGGNDTVIVANQPLQLNATGGTSYTWSPTTGMNDPYVANPIVTLGTQYDSMTYHVTVSINSCSAGDDIKVIVFKTEPNIFVPSAFTPNGDGRNDIIRPKVVGMKQFNYFRIYNRLGQMLYATSALDQGWDGNISGTPQPTGTYVYMVQAIDYTGRVVTKKGTIVLIR, translated from the coding sequence GTGAAAAGAACTATATTAATTATCCTGCTTTTCTTTTGTGCAACAAAAATTTTTGCATCGCATATTGTGGGCGGGGAAGTGTATTATAAATATATAGGCCCTGGCAGTTCTGCAGGTACAAGCGTTTATGAAATTTCACTGCGGTTATTCCGTGATTGTAACGTTCCCTGTGGAGATAGTACAAATGTTGCCTGCCTGCCTGTAAGAGCAGTTGTAACAATTTACCTTGGTACATTGCCATATTCACGTATGCGAATACTTGGCTTACCGCTAAGAGATTCTTTATCTATAACACTTACTACTTATCCGCCCTGTGTTGCTTACAAACCGCCTGTTTGCTATGAAGTAAAAACATATTCAGACACCGTATCACTTGCAGATAATGATGTTGGTTATATAATGGCTTATCAAAATTGCTGCAGGGCAGCATCTAAAAATCAATTTGGTGTTGAATTTACGGCCAGCGGTGTACCAGGTGTCACTTACACAGCAAACATTCCGGGAAAAAATGTTTTACCTGCAGAGCATAACAGCAGCGCTGTTTTCAATCTAAAAGATACTGCCCTTGTATGTTCGGGAACTAAGTTTGCCATTGATTTTGGTGCCGATGATGCAAACGGAGATTCGTTAAGTTATGCTTTTGCCTCTGCGTATAATGGCGGCATTTTTTGGTCGGATGGATGTACAGCTACACCTGAGACAGGCCTTGTCTGTGAAGGTACTTGTGCGGGCCCGCCACCATATGATACTATTACTTATAATACGGCTTTTGGTTTTTCAGGCACGCAACCACTTGGCAAAGATGTTAGCATAGATCCTGTTACAGGCATAATAAGTGGAACGGCTTCTTCTGTAGCGGGACGGTATATTGTAAATGTGTTTGTATACGAATGGCGGCATGGTAAATTGATCGCATCGCACCAAAAAGATTTTATCATCCGCGTAGAAGAATGCAATATCCCGAAAGCCAAACTTGAACCATCTTATTTAACCTGCGATGGCTTTCATCTTAATTTTGAAAACGAATCTACATCGCCGCTTATCTTTTCTTACTACTGGGATTTTGGTGATCCAACAAATGCTTTGGACACCTCAACAAATCCAACGCCGGGCTATAATTTTCCTGATTCAGGTATATACAAGGTTACACTTATTACAAACAGGGGAGCACAATGCTCTGATTCTACCACAACACTTGCAAAAATTTACCCGGGTTTTATTCCTGATTTTAATGCAAAGGGAGGCTGTGTATTGGTGCCGTATCAATTTATGGATCTTACCAGATCAAAATATGGAACGGTAAGCAACTGGAAATGGAACTTTGGGGATTACCCGGTAACATCAGATACATCAATCATTCAAAACCCGCAATACTTATATCCATCACCACAGCAAACAGCAGTTACATTAATTGTAGGTGATACAAAAGGTTGTCTCGATACTATTATGAAACAGATTATTGTATATGACAAACCGCCACTGCAATTAGCTTTTAAAGACACGCTTATCTGCGCAACAGATACTTTACAATTACATGCATCAGACTCATTAGCAAATACCCCTGCATTTAGTTGGTCGCCTGCAATAAACATTAACAACACAAATATTCCTGATCCATTTGTCTATCCAAAATCAACCAGCATTTACCAGGTTGCACTTAATGATAATGGCTGCACCGTTAATGATTCTGTTACAGTGAATGTTGTTCCGTTTGCCACACTCGATCTCGGTGCAGATACTACCATTTGCTTAACAGACAGCATCCAGCTTTTCCCTGCCACGAATGCCATTTATTTTGCATGGTTTCCGGTAACGGGCATTAGCGATAGTAAAATAAAAAACCCTTTTGCAAAACCATTAATTAATACTGAATATAAATTGACAGCAACTGTTGGGGGTTGCACCGCATCAGACAGCATAAAAATAAATGTGGCACCATATCCACAGGTTACTTCGGGTGCAGACACCTCTATTTGTTATGGAAAAACAGTTGTACTTTTTGCCAAAACAATAGCACCGTCTTTTGCATGGAACCCTGTAAATAGTTTATTGAATGCAAACACACTGACGCCAACTGCGGCACCTACATCAACAACTGCATACATTATCACTGTTACAGATAATAATGGCTGCCCAAAGCCGGCAAGCGATACTACCATCATTACTGTAACCCCACCTATATCTGCATTTGGGGGCAACGACACAGTAATTGTTGCCAACCAGCCATTGCAATTAAATGCAACGGGTGGTACTTCTTATACATGGTCGCCAACTACAGGTATGAATGATCCTTATGTAGCAAATCCAATTGTTACACTTGGTACGCAATATGATTCCATGACTTATCATGTTACAGTAAGCATTAATAGTTGTTCTGCAGGCGACGATATAAAAGTGATCGTATTCAAAACGGAGCCCAACATATTTGTGCCTTCTGCATTTACGCCAAATGGTGACGGACGCAATGATATTATACGACCAAAAGTAGTAGGCATGAAACAATTTAATTACTTCAGAATTTACAACCGTCTGGGGCAAATGCTATACGCTACTTCAGCGCTTGACCAGGGATGGGATGGAAATATTTCGGGCACGCCACAACCCACAGGCACTTATGTTTATATGGTGCAGGCAATAGATTATACCGGTAGAGTTGTAACAAAAAAAGGTACGATTGTATTGATACGTTAA
- the apaG gene encoding Co2+/Mg2+ efflux protein ApaG, producing MVSKISEGVEISVETFYQPDYSNPVNNEFMFAYRITIENHNHFTIKLLHRHWHIFDSNGQEREVDGEGVVGVQPVLEQGKQFQYVSGCNLRTEMGRMYGTYIMENQNSKVTFKVKIPPFEMIAPFKNN from the coding sequence ATGGTATCCAAAATATCCGAAGGCGTTGAAATTAGCGTGGAGACTTTCTACCAGCCGGACTACAGTAACCCGGTGAATAATGAGTTTATGTTTGCTTACCGCATTACAATTGAGAATCACAATCACTTTACCATAAAGTTACTGCACAGGCACTGGCATATTTTTGATAGTAATGGCCAGGAGCGGGAAGTAGATGGCGAAGGTGTTGTAGGTGTACAACCTGTATTGGAACAAGGCAAACAATTTCAGTATGTAAGTGGTTGTAACCTGCGTACAGAAATGGGCCGCATGTATGGCACATATATTATGGAGAACCAAAACTCGAAAGTTACTTTTAAAGTAAAGATCCCACCGTTTGAAATGATTGCGCCGTTTAAAAACAACTAA
- the gldB gene encoding gliding motility lipoprotein GldB codes for MKRIAFALLVIICAYSCSDKKSIPNVSNIKVQIDVKRFDKDFFALDTNNVETSLNKLQQQYPTFLNDYLYNILGIEPIPDSVTKKVKRFIYDYKSVYESVQSTFTATEKMQKEITKGCQFVKYYFPEYKLPQHIITYIGPIEGYANVLTNEGLAVGLQLYLGKDYSLYQTGFVREVYAEYQSRRFEPAYIPVNCMKNMMDEIYPAANPDQPLIYQMIEAGKRLYMLDQFLPETADSLKTGYTQAQLDGCYESEATIWNFFLQNNLLYITDPSQTRDYVTDGPRTELLGEASPGFIGQFVGWQIVKKWMSEDSKRTLPQLLKTPAKEIFEEAKYKPR; via the coding sequence ATGAAAAGAATTGCATTTGCATTATTGGTAATTATTTGTGCTTATTCCTGTTCAGATAAAAAGAGCATTCCCAATGTCTCGAATATAAAAGTGCAGATAGATGTAAAACGTTTTGATAAAGATTTTTTTGCACTTGATACAAATAATGTAGAAACATCTTTGAACAAACTGCAACAGCAATACCCAACATTCCTGAATGATTATCTCTACAACATACTCGGTATAGAACCAATACCTGATAGTGTTACCAAAAAAGTTAAACGATTTATTTACGATTATAAATCCGTTTATGAGTCTGTGCAATCAACCTTTACTGCAACAGAAAAAATGCAAAAAGAAATTACAAAAGGTTGCCAGTTTGTAAAATATTATTTTCCCGAATACAAACTGCCACAACATATAATAACTTATATAGGCCCTATAGAAGGTTATGCCAATGTATTAACCAATGAAGGCCTTGCAGTTGGTTTACAGCTATATCTTGGCAAAGATTATTCACTTTATCAAACAGGTTTTGTAAGAGAAGTTTATGCAGAGTATCAGTCACGTCGTTTTGAGCCGGCTTATATTCCTGTTAACTGCATGAAGAATATGATGGATGAAATCTATCCTGCAGCTAACCCTGATCAGCCATTGATATATCAAATGATAGAAGCAGGCAAACGGTTATATATGCTTGATCAATTTTTGCCGGAAACTGCAGACAGTCTTAAAACCGGTTATACACAGGCACAATTAGATGGTTGTTACGAAAGCGAAGCAACGATCTGGAATTTCTTTCTCCAGAATAATTTATTGTATATAACAGATCCATCGCAAACAAGAGATTATGTAACAGATGGGCCACGTACAGAACTGCTTGGCGAAGCATCCCCTGGTTTTATTGGCCAGTTTGTGGGCTGGCAGATCGTAAAAAAATGGATGAGTGAAGATTCAAAAAGAACTTTGCCGCAACTATTGAAAACACCTGCTAAGGAAATTTTTGAAGAAGCGAAATATAAGCCGAGATAA
- a CDS encoding NAD+ synthase: MKIALAQQNYHIGNFESNINKIIKAIEEAKTHQADIVVFSELCVCGYPPRDFVEFNDFINKCYAGIDAIKEHADTIAVIVGSPARNPIKEGKDLFNAAFFLYEKEVKAEIHKTCLPTYDVFDEYRYFEPAYDWKTIDFKGKRIALTICEDIWNLGDNPIYRICPMDILMEQSPDLMINISASPFDYTHDEDRKAIVKANVLKYKLPMFYCNGVGSQTEIVFDGASLVFDKHANLCKKLSMFKEAIETVTLNDDGTIEAPILETADRIPDHELNPPTLDEYLNIQQVHDALVMGIKDYFTKMGFTKAILGSSGGIDSAVTLALACQALGAANVRAVLMPSPYSTEHSVDDAVQLSKNLNNPYDIIRINDIYESFLTTLKPIFGDLPFSLAEENTQSRTRGNLLMAISNKFGYILLNTSNKSELATGYGTLYGDMAGGLGVLGDCYKLQVYALAHYINRNKEIIPNSIIHKAPSAELRPNQKDSDSLPDYNILDKILYQYIERRMGPNEIKDMGFDAAVVDRTLKLVNTNEYKRNQFCPIIRVSPKAFGVGRRVPIVGKYLS, translated from the coding sequence ATGAAGATCGCTTTAGCACAACAGAATTATCATATTGGCAATTTTGAAAGCAATATCAATAAAATCATAAAGGCTATAGAAGAAGCCAAGACACATCAGGCCGATATTGTAGTGTTTAGTGAATTATGTGTTTGCGGTTATCCGCCACGCGACTTTGTAGAGTTCAATGATTTTATCAATAAATGTTATGCGGGTATTGATGCGATAAAGGAGCACGCAGACACGATTGCGGTAATCGTTGGCTCACCTGCACGTAACCCTATCAAAGAAGGGAAAGATCTTTTCAATGCCGCATTCTTTTTGTATGAGAAGGAAGTAAAAGCCGAAATTCATAAGACTTGCTTACCTACTTACGATGTGTTTGATGAATACCGTTATTTTGAGCCTGCTTATGATTGGAAAACAATCGACTTCAAAGGCAAGCGCATTGCATTAACAATTTGCGAAGATATCTGGAATCTGGGCGATAATCCTATCTATCGCATTTGCCCAATGGATATATTAATGGAACAAAGCCCGGACCTGATGATCAACATCAGCGCATCACCATTTGATTACACACATGATGAAGATCGCAAAGCCATTGTAAAAGCAAACGTACTGAAATATAAATTACCCATGTTTTATTGTAATGGTGTTGGCAGCCAGACAGAGATCGTATTTGATGGAGCATCACTAGTATTTGATAAACATGCAAACTTATGCAAGAAGCTGTCCATGTTTAAAGAAGCCATCGAAACTGTTACATTAAACGATGATGGCACTATTGAGGCACCCATTCTTGAAACTGCAGACCGCATTCCCGATCATGAATTGAATCCTCCAACACTGGATGAATATTTGAATATTCAACAGGTGCATGATGCACTGGTAATGGGCATCAAAGATTATTTTACGAAGATGGGTTTTACAAAAGCCATACTTGGTTCTTCGGGTGGCATTGACAGCGCAGTAACGCTGGCACTTGCATGCCAAGCACTTGGTGCGGCAAATGTTCGTGCGGTGTTAATGCCCTCTCCTTACTCAACAGAACATTCTGTTGATGATGCAGTGCAACTGAGTAAGAATCTCAATAATCCTTACGACATCATTCGCATCAATGATATTTACGAATCATTTTTAACCACACTCAAACCCATCTTTGGTGATTTGCCTTTTTCGCTTGCCGAAGAAAATACGCAGAGCAGAACACGTGGAAATTTACTGATGGCCATCTCCAATAAATTTGGATATATCTTACTCAATACTTCCAACAAAAGTGAACTCGCAACAGGTTATGGTACACTTTACGGAGATATGGCGGGTGGCCTTGGTGTGCTCGGCGATTGTTATAAACTGCAGGTGTATGCGTTGGCGCATTATATCAACCGCAACAAAGAAATTATTCCAAATAGCATCATTCACAAAGCGCCGAGTGCAGAGTTAAGACCCAATCAAAAAGACAGTGATAGCCTGCCCGATTACAACATTCTTGATAAAATTTTATACCAATACATTGAGCGGCGCATGGGACCAAATGAAATAAAGGATATGGGTTTCGATGCCGCTGTTGTTGACAGAACCTTGAAACTCGTAAACACAAATGAATACAAGCGCAACCAGTTTTGTCCTATTATACGTGTGTCTCCAAAAGCATTTGGTGTAGGACGAAGAGTGCCGATTGTAGGTAAGTATTTGAGTTAG
- a CDS encoding DUF4844 domain-containing protein yields MQKTIDKLLAFKQRDKFSADAWDKRGLIPSDDELCKKLTVLFNSCTDNLINAVNQNYTEKKLKVILKTELSHFNKFDYDTEEREFICDLFLELATIVNVAFNDALSTWMYGSVLTILLKLSSFFRKSEKVIEKQLQECSNCKTQLETLILKNRKVFLILIGSS; encoded by the coding sequence ATGCAAAAAACTATAGATAAACTTTTAGCATTTAAACAAAGAGATAAATTTTCTGCAGATGCCTGGGATAAAAGAGGGCTAATTCCTTCTGACGACGAGTTGTGTAAAAAACTGACAGTACTTTTTAACTCCTGTACAGATAATTTAATTAATGCAGTTAATCAAAACTATACTGAGAAAAAATTAAAAGTAATTTTAAAAACTGAACTTTCCCATTTCAATAAGTTTGACTATGACACTGAAGAACGAGAATTCATTTGCGATCTCTTTTTAGAATTAGCGACAATTGTAAATGTAGCTTTTAATGATGCTTTGAGTACGTGGATGTATGGTTCAGTATTAACAATTCTTCTAAAGTTAAGTAGCTTTTTTCGAAAGAGTGAAAAAGTGATAGAAAAGCAATTACAAGAATGCAGTAACTGTAAGACTCAACTTGAAACCTTAATACTAAAAAACAGGAAGGTATTCCTGATACTGATTGGTTCATCGTGA
- a CDS encoding translation initiation factor yields the protein MSKKNKPDTRGFVYSTDPNFGFEPEDNAEQETLPPAQQKLRIKLETKHRAGKAVTLITGFIGTTDDLEKLGKTLKNFCGTGGSAKDKEIIIQGDQRDKVLHWLLKNGYSNSKKI from the coding sequence ATGAGCAAGAAAAATAAACCGGATACAAGGGGGTTTGTATACAGCACAGATCCCAATTTTGGTTTTGAACCGGAAGATAATGCAGAGCAGGAAACATTGCCGCCTGCGCAACAAAAGCTGCGTATAAAATTAGAAACCAAACATCGTGCTGGTAAAGCTGTAACATTGATCACTGGCTTTATTGGTACAACAGATGATCTTGAAAAGCTGGGCAAAACGTTAAAGAATTTTTGCGGCACAGGTGGCAGCGCAAAAGATAAGGAGATCATTATACAGGGAGATCAGCGTGATAAAGTTTTGCACTGGTTGCTGAAAAACGGTTACAGTAATTCAAAGAAAATATAG